In Flammeovirgaceae bacterium 311, one DNA window encodes the following:
- a CDS encoding glucose sorbosone dehydrogenase (COG2133 Glucose/sorbosone dehydrogenases) gives MAKLASFTVGTLLVLSACGWGTNDASRTESIGNTTPGEPVEIREPDAGYRPAFEGQTRAPGVRTSTPYQVKVITDGLDQPWGIATLPDGRFLITEKGGTMRIVSADGRLSDKITGIPEVVAEGQGGLLGVTLDPEFSANRTLYWVFTEPVEGGNLAAVAKGVLAADERSIENARVIYRAAPAYEGDKHYGGRIIFDQSGYLYVTTADRYKKERRQHAQDKHTALGKILRITKEGAPAPGNPFAGAGAAAEIYSIGHRNVQGIDFHPRTGDLWVSEMGPRGGDELNLIEPGNNYGWPVISYGIEYTLGKIGEGKTQQEGMEQPQYFWDPVLSPSGMTFYSSDAIPEWQNNLFIGGLNSYHIARLVLDGRRVVGEERLLADQQQRFRSVTEGKDGALYAITDEGRLYRIGR, from the coding sequence ATGGCAAAACTGGCAAGCTTCACAGTGGGAACATTATTGGTCTTAAGTGCATGCGGATGGGGAACCAACGATGCCAGCAGAACAGAGTCTATCGGGAATACAACCCCTGGTGAGCCTGTAGAAATCCGGGAACCCGATGCCGGCTATAGGCCTGCCTTTGAAGGCCAGACACGGGCTCCGGGGGTGCGAACGTCTACCCCTTACCAGGTAAAGGTGATTACCGATGGGTTAGACCAACCCTGGGGGATTGCAACGCTGCCGGATGGGCGATTCCTGATCACCGAAAAAGGGGGAACGATGCGAATTGTTTCTGCTGATGGCAGGCTTAGCGATAAGATCACGGGTATACCAGAAGTAGTGGCTGAAGGCCAGGGAGGGCTGCTTGGCGTAACCCTCGACCCGGAGTTTAGCGCTAACAGAACCCTGTATTGGGTATTTACAGAGCCAGTAGAAGGGGGTAACCTGGCCGCTGTTGCAAAAGGGGTATTGGCTGCCGATGAACGCAGCATTGAAAATGCACGGGTAATTTACAGGGCAGCACCTGCCTATGAAGGCGATAAGCATTACGGAGGGCGTATTATTTTCGACCAGTCCGGCTATTTGTATGTGACTACAGCCGACCGTTATAAAAAAGAGAGGCGTCAGCATGCACAGGATAAACATACCGCACTCGGTAAAATATTGCGCATTACCAAAGAAGGAGCACCGGCCCCGGGAAATCCATTTGCCGGGGCCGGCGCTGCTGCTGAAATTTATTCCATAGGCCACAGAAATGTACAGGGCATCGACTTTCATCCCCGGACGGGAGACCTCTGGGTTTCGGAAATGGGACCCCGGGGAGGTGATGAGCTAAACCTGATTGAGCCCGGCAACAACTATGGCTGGCCCGTTATTTCGTATGGCATAGAATACACGCTTGGCAAAATAGGAGAAGGAAAAACACAGCAGGAAGGCATGGAGCAGCCCCAATATTTCTGGGATCCTGTACTCTCTCCCAGTGGCATGACCTTTTACAGCAGCGATGCCATCCCTGAATGGCAAAACAACCTGTTCATTGGGGGGCTTAACAGCTACCACATTGCCCGGCTGGTGCTGGATGGCAGAAGGGTTGTTGGTGAAGAACGCTTGCTGGCAGACCAACAGCAAAGGTTCCGGTCTGTGACCGAAGGAAAGGATGGTGCCCTGTACGCGATCACTGATGAAGGCAGGTTGTACAGGATTGGCAGATAG
- a CDS encoding hypothetical protein (COG3440 Predicted restriction endonuclease) has protein sequence MEKAHGPDVEQNGLLLCSMHHKLFDRGALTIGKEMEVLVSTKAHGTFGFQEWLMKFNGQKIRLPQRQLYYPDQKFTEWHVNEVFQGEYRFY, from the coding sequence ATGGAAAAAGCTCACGGTCCAGATGTTGAGCAGAATGGCCTTTTACTATGCAGTATGCACCACAAGCTATTTGATAGAGGGGCATTAACAATAGGAAAGGAAATGGAAGTTCTAGTCTCGACTAAGGCTCATGGCACCTTTGGTTTTCAGGAATGGTTAATGAAATTCAATGGTCAAAAAATAAGACTTCCACAGCGCCAACTATATTATCCTGATCAAAAATTCACCGAGTGGCATGTAAATGAGGTCTTTCAAGGGGAATACCGCTTTTACTGA
- a CDS encoding site-specific recombinase XerD: MVPIWILKPQIALMDKAEEARDALTIFTFERFEDKLYNTAPPKEDIPSYYEDYMRKLLEEERIGSADNYKLSLKKLNQFNIHLAKGRKPERLHFFIVTPEWLNKFERWMLNNDLSTNTVGISGKDKTS; encoded by the coding sequence TTGGTTCCCATCTGGATATTAAAGCCACAGATAGCACTCATGGACAAAGCAGAAGAGGCGCGCGATGCTTTGACTATATTCACCTTCGAAAGGTTTGAAGACAAACTTTACAATACCGCTCCGCCCAAAGAGGATATTCCTTCTTACTACGAAGATTACATGCGTAAGCTGCTAGAGGAGGAGAGGATAGGCTCTGCGGATAATTATAAGTTGAGTCTTAAAAAGCTTAATCAATTCAATATTCATCTGGCGAAAGGGCGAAAGCCAGAGCGGCTTCATTTTTTTATAGTCACGCCGGAATGGCTCAATAAGTTTGAGCGCTGGATGCTTAACAATGATCTTTCCACAAACACAGTTGGCATCTCTGGAAAAGACAAAACATCTTAA
- a CDS encoding ribokinase (COG0524 Sugar kinases, ribokinase family): MKRGKIIVIGSTNMDMVVKTSHIPVPGETVLGGSFFMNPGGKGANQAVAVARLGGAATFITKVGNDIFGKQSTQLFDEEGVDTVGLLSDNKNPSGVALITVDAFGENSIVVASGANANLTPTDVERVIGKVFTNAEIMLVQLEIPMETVKFAVEYAAAQGIKVILNPAPANTLVSELFRYIDIITPNTNEAEMLTGIAVTDMLTAKQAAESLHEQGVKNVVITLGKMGAGLLQGGKFYAVPAPIVEAVDTTAAGDVFNGALAVAIAEGKELVNAVYFACQASSMTVTRMGAQSSIPYRNELILQSFPSLVPIN; encoded by the coding sequence ATGAAAAGAGGCAAGATCATCGTTATTGGCAGTACCAATATGGATATGGTTGTAAAGACTAGTCATATCCCTGTTCCTGGCGAAACTGTATTGGGAGGTTCATTCTTCATGAATCCTGGAGGAAAAGGAGCAAATCAGGCAGTAGCAGTGGCTCGCCTTGGTGGTGCTGCCACCTTTATAACTAAAGTCGGTAATGACATTTTTGGTAAACAATCAACACAGTTGTTCGATGAAGAAGGCGTTGATACGGTAGGATTACTATCTGATAATAAGAATCCATCCGGAGTGGCTTTAATTACAGTTGATGCATTTGGAGAAAACAGTATTGTTGTGGCATCAGGAGCAAATGCCAATTTAACTCCTACTGATGTAGAGAGGGTCATTGGTAAAGTATTCACCAATGCAGAGATCATGTTGGTGCAACTGGAAATACCTATGGAGACCGTAAAATTTGCGGTTGAGTACGCTGCCGCTCAGGGGATAAAAGTTATCCTTAATCCTGCTCCTGCTAATACCTTAGTTTCAGAACTGTTTCGCTATATAGATATTATTACCCCAAATACTAACGAGGCAGAAATGTTAACGGGAATTGCAGTAACTGATATGCTAACGGCAAAGCAGGCAGCAGAATCATTGCATGAGCAGGGGGTGAAGAACGTAGTAATTACCTTGGGCAAAATGGGTGCAGGCCTTTTGCAGGGAGGAAAATTTTATGCCGTACCTGCGCCGATTGTTGAAGCAGTGGATACAACTGCCGCAGGAGATGTTTTTAATGGCGCCCTGGCTGTGGCAATTGCGGAAGGTAAAGAGTTGGTGAATGCGGTCTATTTTGCCTGCCAGGCTTCTTCTATGACGGTAACCAGGATGGGTGCCCAGTCTTCAATTCCATACCGGAATGAATTGATTCTTCAAAGTTTTCCAAGCCTAGTACCTATCAATTAA
- a CDS encoding sugar transport family protein (COG0004 Ammonia permease) — protein sequence MFIVESYSLAVIFCFVTMLCWGSWANTQKLVQDEWRFELFYWDYVLGILLFSLIAAFTLGSLGENGRAFLADLSQANAENLRSAFIGGIVFNLANILLTAAIASAGMSVAFPIGIGIALVLGVLINYFLVNKGDPTLLFMGVALIVVAIVLNALAYRKASKTINRASLKWILVSIIAGILMSLFYPFIAVSMDLENFVTPAAGKMTPYTAFVIFALGIVASNLLFNSIMMRRPLEGSPLSYADYFRGRPGVHLVGLMGGAIWALGNLFNLIAAGKAGPAISYGLGQGATLVAALWGVVVWKEFEHAPRGVMPLITSMFILFVLGLGLIIYSGGS from the coding sequence ATGTTCATTGTAGAAAGTTATTCTCTCGCTGTTATATTTTGCTTTGTTACCATGCTTTGCTGGGGCTCATGGGCCAATACGCAAAAATTAGTACAAGATGAATGGCGCTTTGAGCTCTTTTACTGGGATTATGTACTGGGCATTCTGCTCTTTTCACTTATCGCAGCTTTTACATTAGGTAGTTTAGGTGAAAATGGAAGAGCATTTCTGGCAGACCTTTCACAGGCAAACGCAGAAAATCTAAGGAGTGCTTTTATCGGTGGTATCGTTTTCAACCTGGCTAATATTTTACTAACCGCTGCCATTGCCAGCGCCGGAATGTCTGTGGCCTTTCCCATTGGTATAGGTATAGCGTTAGTTTTGGGCGTGTTAATAAATTATTTTTTAGTCAACAAAGGTGATCCTACACTACTTTTTATGGGGGTCGCCTTAATTGTTGTAGCCATTGTACTCAATGCTTTGGCTTACAGAAAAGCCTCCAAGACGATAAACAGAGCAAGCCTAAAATGGATCCTGGTATCAATCATAGCCGGTATTTTGATGTCGTTGTTTTACCCGTTCATCGCTGTTAGCATGGACCTGGAAAACTTTGTAACACCTGCTGCCGGTAAGATGACGCCCTATACAGCATTTGTCATTTTTGCACTTGGTATCGTTGCCAGTAATCTTCTGTTCAACAGCATTATGATGAGGAGGCCACTAGAAGGTTCACCACTTTCATATGCTGATTACTTCCGGGGAAGGCCTGGGGTACACCTTGTGGGACTAATGGGAGGAGCTATTTGGGCATTGGGTAACTTATTTAACCTTATTGCTGCCGGTAAAGCTGGTCCTGCAATTTCCTATGGTCTGGGGCAGGGAGCTACTTTGGTAGCAGCGCTGTGGGGAGTTGTTGTATGGAAGGAGTTTGAACATGCTCCCCGTGGGGTTATGCCCCTCATTACCAGTATGTTCATTTTATTTGTTCTGGGTTTAGGGTTAATCATTTATTCAGGAGGTTCTTAA
- a CDS encoding TonB-dependent receptor plug (COG1629 Outer membrane receptor proteins, mostly Fe transport) — protein sequence MLGATVTQKGTSNGTVVNTDGRYTIEVPGEDAVLVYSFLGYDNQEITVGSRTTINVTLAESISELDEVVVVGYGTQKKVSMTSAVSQVEGEDLERMTTSNVQQSLQGQISGLTILDEGAAPGKENIHMRIRGITTLSGQNSPLVIVDGVEQPITNLNPADIESISVLKDASSTAIYGSRAANGVVLVTTKRAKENKLSVTYNGYYGVQRSNNTPEHMGLEDYMRLQNIAWTNSTGSPIYTEEHIQEYVNATDRLKYPLPNTWYDAVLRPGPQIENSLSISGGSDLIKSRLSLRYRDQEGIIANSGAKIAEMRLNTDFKVSPKINISTDINYRHNNILSPVDEWIVFYSMLQTSQWTVPQYPDGTYGISSDGHNPLMYSEIAGTSRTQNEYILGNVRGEWDIVKGLKFSTQLTARLDRTNGKNYRNRYEVRDYYNPDIIAKSVPINSLTEVRNDVREFTINNLLNYSNTIGSHYFNVLAGYSQIQNEGSNLNAYRQNFYNNDIQSIGQGANDATKNNNGNEYGWGLRSYFSRVNYSYRDKYLLEANGRFDGSSRFLGDNKYSFFPSFSAGWRVSEENFWGEIGNLMNELKFRGSWGKTGNQAVALYSGIPTLGSTTYSFSGVPVRGFAQYQMANEDLTWETTTQTNVGVDAQFFNNRISLSVDYYNKVTDDILLQLPVPGIIGLSAPPQNAGRVDNKGWEFLLGAQNNFGKLYVNANVNFSYNKNTVVDLAGTGPYISSFGNETRWITAEGYPIETFWGYRTDGLFQTQEEVDNYPTLFSGTAPGDVKYVDLNEDGIISADDMTYLGQSFPKYNFGSNLNFSYGGFNLNLLFQGAAGAQTRVGGALIEMGIWGGFTHEIITDNYWTPENPDARFPRPLKYDLRNFHFSDKDLMDRSYLRLKNIRLGYEIPATLIERVGLSRFEVYVASTNLLTFSELNEWNIDPETNDGTRTEAYPQTSISTIGVNIQF from the coding sequence TTGCTGGGAGCTACCGTTACTCAAAAGGGAACATCAAACGGTACGGTGGTCAATACAGATGGCAGGTATACTATTGAGGTTCCTGGTGAGGATGCTGTTCTAGTGTACTCTTTTTTAGGATATGATAACCAGGAGATTACGGTAGGATCGAGAACTACAATAAATGTGACGCTAGCAGAAAGCATTAGCGAACTGGACGAAGTTGTTGTAGTGGGTTATGGTACTCAGAAGAAAGTAAGCATGACCAGTGCTGTCAGTCAGGTAGAGGGAGAAGATCTGGAAAGAATGACAACCTCCAATGTGCAGCAGTCATTACAAGGGCAAATAAGTGGATTGACGATATTAGATGAAGGAGCAGCACCGGGTAAGGAAAATATTCATATGCGTATAAGAGGCATCACTACATTAAGTGGTCAAAACAGCCCCTTAGTAATCGTTGATGGTGTAGAACAGCCCATTACAAATCTCAATCCGGCTGATATTGAATCTATTTCTGTTCTGAAAGATGCTTCTTCTACGGCAATCTATGGCTCAAGGGCAGCGAATGGTGTTGTGTTGGTTACTACTAAAAGAGCCAAAGAAAACAAGTTATCTGTTACTTATAACGGCTATTATGGTGTGCAAAGAAGTAATAACACCCCTGAGCATATGGGCTTAGAAGATTATATGCGTCTCCAAAACATAGCTTGGACAAACTCTACAGGATCTCCAATATATACAGAAGAACATATTCAGGAGTATGTAAACGCAACAGACCGATTGAAATACCCATTGCCCAATACCTGGTATGATGCTGTGTTGCGTCCAGGCCCACAAATTGAGAATTCACTATCTATCAGCGGGGGTAGCGATCTTATAAAGTCACGATTGAGCCTTCGCTACAGAGACCAGGAAGGAATCATTGCTAATTCTGGTGCGAAAATAGCCGAAATGCGTTTGAATACTGACTTTAAGGTTTCACCTAAAATCAATATATCAACAGATATAAACTACCGGCACAATAACATTCTGTCACCTGTCGATGAATGGATTGTGTTTTATTCAATGTTGCAAACATCTCAGTGGACGGTACCTCAATATCCTGATGGAACCTATGGTATCAGTTCAGACGGACATAATCCACTGATGTACTCCGAAATAGCTGGTACCTCTAGAACACAAAATGAATATATTTTAGGAAATGTTAGAGGAGAATGGGATATCGTTAAGGGTTTAAAATTTTCTACTCAACTCACTGCGCGTTTAGATAGAACAAACGGTAAGAACTACAGAAATCGTTATGAAGTGAGAGATTATTATAACCCCGATATTATCGCTAAGTCAGTACCTATAAATAGCCTGACAGAAGTGAGAAACGATGTCAGGGAGTTTACAATCAATAACCTACTAAACTATTCAAACACAATAGGGAGTCATTATTTTAATGTTTTAGCAGGTTACTCACAAATACAAAACGAAGGCAGTAATTTAAATGCATATCGGCAAAACTTTTACAATAATGATATTCAATCGATTGGTCAGGGCGCAAACGATGCCACCAAAAATAATAACGGTAATGAATATGGCTGGGGCTTGCGCTCCTATTTTAGCCGGGTAAACTATTCCTACCGAGACAAATATCTATTGGAAGCCAATGGCCGTTTCGATGGATCTTCAAGATTCCTGGGTGATAATAAGTATAGTTTTTTCCCTTCATTCTCTGCTGGCTGGCGTGTATCCGAAGAAAACTTCTGGGGTGAAATAGGTAATCTGATGAATGAATTAAAGTTCAGAGGGTCCTGGGGGAAAACTGGTAATCAGGCAGTAGCACTTTATAGCGGTATTCCTACTTTAGGCAGTACAACATATTCTTTTAGTGGTGTTCCTGTGCGTGGTTTTGCACAGTATCAAATGGCAAATGAAGACCTTACCTGGGAAACCACCACACAAACTAACGTAGGTGTAGATGCGCAATTCTTTAATAACAGAATCTCATTAAGTGTAGATTACTATAATAAAGTAACAGATGACATACTACTGCAGTTGCCTGTTCCTGGTATAATAGGCTTGTCTGCCCCACCTCAAAATGCAGGCAGGGTAGATAACAAAGGCTGGGAATTCTTGCTGGGAGCGCAAAATAACTTTGGTAAGCTTTATGTTAATGCCAATGTTAATTTCAGCTATAATAAAAATACAGTAGTAGACCTTGCTGGAACAGGCCCTTACATCTCTTCTTTTGGCAATGAAACACGCTGGATCACAGCAGAGGGTTATCCTATTGAAACCTTCTGGGGATACAGAACAGATGGCTTATTCCAGACGCAGGAAGAGGTAGATAACTATCCGACATTGTTTTCTGGTACCGCACCCGGTGATGTAAAGTATGTAGATTTGAACGAAGACGGTATAATTTCTGCCGATGATATGACCTATTTAGGACAAAGCTTTCCTAAATATAATTTTGGATCTAACCTGAATTTCTCTTACGGAGGTTTTAATCTGAATTTACTATTCCAGGGCGCTGCCGGAGCTCAAACTCGTGTTGGTGGAGCGCTTATAGAAATGGGCATATGGGGTGGCTTTACCCATGAGATTATCACTGATAATTACTGGACACCCGAAAACCCCGATGCACGTTTCCCAAGACCTCTTAAGTATGACCTCAGGAACTTTCACTTTTCTGATAAAGACTTGATGGATAGGTCGTACCTGCGTTTAAAGAACATACGGCTTGGCTACGAAATACCGGCTACTTTGATAGAAAGGGTAGGCCTCAGCAGGTTTGAAGTGTATGTGGCTAGTACGAACTTGCTAACCTTCTCTGAATTGAACGAGTGGAATATCGATCCGGAAACGAATGATGGCACACGTACAGAAGCCTATCCTCAGACTTCGATAAGTACGATTGGTGTAAATATCCAATTCTAA
- a CDS encoding RagB/SusD domain-containing protein, producing MKNLKYIFLSIIAATLVQGCNEDLLETIPNDRVSSEIFWQSDDDAIAAANAVYTYLPGLENTVNWDGMSDIAHITLMWRSESIIEKGSFDASIDKVNYEWDVAYQGIQTANTFLANIDRVQTLNPELIDRLKGEVRVLRAYHYIKLAMLFGDVPLVVTPLSIAEASSITRTPVSQIWDFISQEFTEAAALLPTTQEEKGRVTKGTALALKARAMLYAERYQQAADAAQQVMDLGVYSLYPSYENLFSYEAEHNQEVILDNQFIKDIRGNGSFRYLAPFSLQARGEVVPTKKAVDTYQMANGKDIMDPTSGFDPMNPYENRDPRLRYSIYVLGDMLPNGEIYNPLPGSGTGDAIGYSENSTPTGFNIKKYVNEEDLSEPWNSGINPILMRYAEVLLIYAEAKIELNQIDESVLDAINQVRQRPDVNMPPITSTSQEELRDIVRDERIREFAFEGLRYFDLRRWEIAEDVLPGIIYGMTYYSEEEGDFVTISMPSFVKAFNAGRDYLWPIPQSELELNQELSQNPGW from the coding sequence ATGAAGAATCTAAAATACATATTTCTGTCTATCATAGCAGCCACTTTAGTTCAGGGCTGTAATGAAGATTTGTTAGAAACCATTCCCAATGATCGCGTTTCCTCAGAAATCTTTTGGCAATCCGATGATGACGCCATCGCTGCAGCAAACGCTGTTTATACATATTTGCCAGGTTTGGAAAACACTGTTAATTGGGATGGTATGTCAGACATTGCACATATTACCCTGATGTGGAGAAGTGAATCCATTATAGAAAAAGGGTCATTTGATGCCTCTATTGATAAGGTGAATTACGAATGGGATGTGGCTTATCAGGGCATACAAACCGCAAATACTTTCTTAGCCAACATAGACAGAGTACAAACGCTTAATCCGGAGCTGATTGATCGTTTGAAGGGTGAGGTAAGGGTGTTGAGAGCTTATCATTACATCAAACTCGCTATGTTATTCGGAGATGTGCCCCTGGTAGTGACTCCGCTTTCAATTGCGGAGGCTAGTTCCATAACCAGAACGCCTGTTAGCCAGATCTGGGATTTTATTTCTCAGGAATTTACAGAAGCCGCAGCACTGTTGCCTACTACCCAGGAGGAGAAAGGTCGGGTAACCAAAGGTACAGCGCTGGCACTAAAAGCCAGGGCTATGTTGTATGCTGAACGTTATCAGCAAGCAGCAGATGCTGCGCAGCAGGTCATGGATTTAGGGGTCTATAGTTTGTATCCTTCTTATGAAAATCTGTTTTCTTACGAAGCAGAGCACAACCAAGAGGTAATCTTAGATAACCAATTTATCAAAGATATCCGTGGCAACGGTAGTTTCAGATATTTAGCTCCTTTCAGTCTGCAGGCCCGTGGTGAAGTGGTGCCTACCAAAAAAGCGGTAGATACCTATCAGATGGCCAATGGTAAAGATATCATGGATCCTACGAGTGGCTTCGATCCCATGAATCCTTATGAAAACCGCGACCCCCGTTTGAGATATTCCATTTATGTATTGGGCGATATGCTGCCAAATGGTGAAATATACAACCCACTACCAGGAAGCGGTACAGGTGATGCCATCGGCTATTCGGAAAATTCCACTCCTACAGGCTTTAACATAAAAAAATATGTGAACGAAGAAGACTTGTCTGAGCCCTGGAATAGCGGTATTAACCCTATTCTGATGCGTTATGCAGAAGTTCTGCTCATATATGCAGAAGCTAAGATTGAATTGAATCAAATAGATGAGAGCGTGTTGGATGCGATCAATCAGGTGCGGCAACGTCCCGATGTAAACATGCCTCCAATCACATCCACATCACAGGAAGAGCTGCGGGATATCGTAAGGGATGAGCGCATCAGAGAATTCGCTTTTGAAGGCTTAAGGTATTTCGATCTGCGACGTTGGGAGATTGCCGAAGATGTATTGCCCGGAATCATCTATGGTATGACCTATTATTCAGAAGAAGAGGGAGATTTCGTCACAATATCGATGCCTTCCTTTGTAAAAGCATTCAATGCCGGACGTGATTATCTGTGGCCAATTCCGCAAAGTGAATTAGAGCTAAACCAGGAGTTATCACAAAATCCCGGCTGGTAA
- a CDS encoding ADP-ribosylation/crystallin J1: MKKIFLLVAFCAVGGNTYSQVQEQKAFTANERGNMVTLSKEVIKDKIKGGWAGQTIGVTFGGPTEFKYNGTFIQDYQPIVWYDGYLKETMLGWPDLYDDIYMDLTFVDVLEKEGFNAPVDSFANAFAYAKYNLWHANQAARYNILRGIKPPESGHWLNNPHADDIDFQIEADFLGLMSPGMPNAAATTSDKIGHIMNYGDGWYGGVYVGAMYSLAFISNDVNFVVTEALKTIPEQSQFYQCINDVIKGHQQYPNDWKKTWFELQKKWSEDVGCPEGVFAPLNIDAKINAAYIVLGLLYGEGDYSKTLEISTRAGQDSDCNPSSAGGILGTMMGYSKIPDYWKMGLDEIEDMDFKYTTMSLNKVYAISYGHALKMIESNGGSVGENNVTIKTQVPEPVRFEKSFEGLFPVAKQKVIKTEESDEIVFDFEGTGFALRGAAAKKQRDLPDYVFNAELYIDGEKVETAALPTSYTTRRYEMFWKYQLPNAKHTVRIKLLNPHDDYDVRVNEAVIYSDKPAEQPGTGQL; the protein is encoded by the coding sequence ATGAAAAAGATTTTTTTACTAGTAGCTTTTTGTGCAGTTGGAGGCAACACTTATTCCCAGGTTCAGGAACAGAAAGCATTTACTGCCAACGAAAGGGGCAATATGGTTACTTTGTCTAAAGAAGTGATCAAGGATAAAATAAAGGGAGGCTGGGCCGGGCAAACCATCGGTGTTACCTTTGGCGGCCCAACTGAATTCAAGTATAATGGAACATTCATACAGGACTATCAGCCAATAGTCTGGTACGATGGTTACCTGAAAGAAACCATGCTTGGATGGCCCGACTTATACGATGACATTTACATGGACCTAACCTTTGTGGATGTACTTGAAAAGGAGGGTTTCAATGCACCTGTTGATTCTTTTGCCAACGCCTTTGCTTATGCTAAATATAACCTATGGCATGCCAACCAGGCCGCCCGTTATAATATACTAAGGGGTATAAAACCTCCAGAGTCAGGGCATTGGCTCAATAATCCTCATGCAGATGATATCGATTTCCAAATAGAAGCAGACTTTCTGGGCCTGATGAGTCCTGGCATGCCAAATGCTGCTGCAACGACCAGCGATAAGATCGGACACATCATGAACTATGGAGATGGTTGGTATGGCGGTGTTTATGTGGGCGCTATGTACAGCCTGGCTTTCATCTCAAATGATGTCAATTTTGTTGTTACGGAAGCATTGAAGACCATTCCAGAGCAGAGCCAGTTCTATCAGTGCATAAACGATGTAATCAAAGGTCATCAGCAATATCCTAATGATTGGAAGAAGACCTGGTTTGAGTTACAGAAAAAGTGGTCAGAAGATGTTGGATGTCCGGAAGGTGTGTTTGCCCCTTTAAACATAGATGCGAAGATCAATGCGGCTTATATTGTGCTGGGTCTGCTGTACGGTGAAGGCGATTATAGTAAAACACTTGAAATCTCTACCCGGGCAGGACAGGACTCTGACTGCAACCCTTCCTCGGCAGGAGGTATTTTAGGAACCATGATGGGCTACAGCAAGATACCGGATTATTGGAAAATGGGCCTGGATGAAATAGAAGACATGGATTTCAAGTACACTACTATGTCGCTGAATAAGGTATATGCCATTAGCTATGGACATGCTTTGAAAATGATTGAAAGTAACGGAGGCAGTGTAGGTGAAAATAATGTTACCATCAAAACACAGGTTCCTGAACCTGTCAGATTTGAAAAGAGCTTTGAAGGACTGTTCCCTGTCGCAAAGCAAAAAGTAATAAAGACTGAAGAATCCGACGAAATTGTGTTTGATTTTGAAGGAACAGGTTTTGCCTTAAGGGGTGCTGCTGCCAAAAAGCAACGCGATCTTCCAGATTATGTATTCAATGCTGAATTATATATTGATGGGGAAAAAGTAGAAACAGCAGCATTACCCACCAGCTATACCACACGCAGATACGAAATGTTCTGGAAATATCAGCTGCCCAATGCCAAGCATACCGTAAGGATTAAACTGCTTAATCCACATGATGATTATGATGTTAGGGTGAACGAAGCAGTGATATACTCAGATAAACCAGCTGAACAGCCAGGGACCGGGCAGCTTTAA